The segment GCAGATTGCTCTGACTTTAAAATAGTAGTCGCCTGTCTTTGTCATGTAAGAATAGAAATCATAGTAATCATTGGTCGTACTCACGGTCTGTACAAGGCCGTCGTTCCTGTAGAGTTTTACCTCATACTTGTTTGCATCGTCCACCTGGCTCCAGGTTGCCGTCTTGTCGGACCACTCCGCCTCGTCCGGCTCCTCCAGATCGCCGGAGATCTCTCTCATCTCAATGTATACAATCAGCGTTGTATCATCATCGTCCTTTTTTATCTTCTTCAGCTTCGTGTGCATACCGCTGACCTTCACGCTGCTCTTGGAATACTTATCGAAATCATATCCGCTTTCTGCCTCAAATTCCAGGCAGATGACCGGCTTGGTTCCTCTTGTAAACTCGTCCTCCTCGTCATCAAAGTATTCGTCTGAAACCTGATTTATTACGCCTGTAGGCCAATTGGTCACTGTGTAACCCGGGATATCCATATTGTCCCCCGCCTCTGGCTCTTCCCCGTCAAAACGAATCTCAAGCCTTCCTGACACGTCCTCTATGTCATCTTTGGCAAACGCCGTCACCGACATTCCCAGAGCCAGCAAGGCTGCCGCAGAGAGAGCCGCTATGCCTTTTACGCTCTTTCTCATCTTCTCTCCTCCTTTACCTTCTACTCTTTTGTCAGAATCGTTTTTCAATTCCTCTGAACTCATTATATCAAATCCCATACCTTTCGTCAAAGAGGTTTTGCCTGTTTTTGGCATCCTCCTCTGATATGGTTATTATATCAGGATTCTGCACAATATTTCTAACTTTTTATTTACAATTTTGTGACATTTCCCTGTTTTTAAGGAATTTTTTCAGAACAGCACAGCGAAAAATCAGGCACAGCTGTCAGAATCCTGTACAGTATCTCTTCTCCCTGCAGCTTTGAGTGCCGTCTCTCTCGGGCACGGGAAAGGCCCGGAGGAATATCCCCCGGGCCTAAGGTGTCAGTCTGAACCGCTGCCTGGCCGCGGCTGTTACTGGAAATACTTCACGCCGGATTCAAAAATCTTGATATCCTGGTTGCCGTAAATATTGACAGCCACGCCGTCGCCGATTCTCTCAGAGTGGGCCATCTTTCCGTAGATACGGCCGTCCTCACTTGTAATTCCCTCGATTGCCATCATGGAGCCGTTGGGGTTCCATGCCTCATCCATGGTCGGTCTGCCCTCGGCATCCACATACTGGGTTGCCACCTGGCCGTTTGCATAGAGCTTCTCAATCCACTCGCTGCTTGCCACGAAACGTCCTTCTCCGTGGGAGACAGGATTTACATAGATTCCGCCAAGCTCTGCCTCGCGAAGCCATGGGGACTTGTTGGAAACTACCTTCAGGTTCACCATCTTGGAAATATGGCGTCCGATAGTATTCATGGCCAGTGTCGGAGAGTCGCTCTTTAACTCTGTAATCCTTCCCTCCGGCAGAAGTCCCAGCTTGATAAGAGCCTGGAAGCCGTTGCAGACGCCTAAAATCAGACCGTCTCTCTCGTTTAAGAGCTTTTCGATCTCCTCCTTGAGGACTGCATTTCTGAAGGTTGTGGCAAAGAATTTTGCAGAGCCGTCCGGCTCATCGCCTCCGGAGAAGCCTCCCGGGAACATCACGATCTGGGACTGGGCGATGGCCTTTTTGTAGACCTCCACAGAATCCCTGATGTCTGCCGCATCCCGGTTTCTGAAAATCTTTGTGATAACTTCTGCACCTGCCCGCTCGAAAGCCTTGGCGCTGTCGTACTCACAGTTTGTGCCCGGAAATACCGGAATAAACACTCTTGGTTTCGCCACCTTATTTTTGCAGATGTAAACCTTGTCTGTATTGTAAATCTCTGTTCTGACTTCCTTCTGCTCCACACCGGATTCTGTGGCGAACACGTCCTCCAGCGTCCTGGTCCATGCGTTTAATGCCTCGTCCATGGAGATGGTCACATTGCCATATTCAAAGGCTGCGCGGTCTGTCACCTCTCCGATGACTGTGTAGGTGATTCCAAGGTTTCCCACCTTTCCGTCCGGCACCTCGCATACGATGTTGCCCCAGCCCGGCGCGAAGAAATCTCTCGGATCCACATTGTGCTCTACTTTAACGCCCAGCTTGTTTCCAAAGGCCATCTTGCTGACTGCCTCGGCGATTCCGCCGGCCTCCACGGCGTAGGCAGAGATGATGTTTCCGGCCTCCATATCGCGGTAGAGCTTCTCGTAGCTGTCCATCACCTGGCTGTAAACAGGAAGGTCATAGCCGTCCTTCTCGATCTTCATCACCACAATCTTGCTTCCGGCCTTCTTAAACTCCGGCGTTACCACATGCTGTTTGTCGGAAATGTCTACAGCAAAGGAGACAAGTGTCGGCGGAACATTGATCTCCCCGTGAACTTCATCGTTGAAGGTTCCGGACATACTGTCCTTTCCTCCGATGGACGGAAGTCCGAAGCCCATCTGTGCGCTGTATGCACCGAGGAGAGCGGAGAATGGCGTTCCCCATCTGGTTCTGTCCTCTGTCATCCTCTTGAAATACTCCTGGAAGGTGAAGCGGATCTTCTTAAAGTCGCCTCCGTTAGCCGCAATCTTGGCAACAGAATCCAGGACAGCATAGACAGCCCCGTGATACGGGCTCCAGCTTGAAAGATACGGGTCATAGCCGTAGCTCATCATGGTCACAGTGTCGCACTTGCCCTCCAGAACAGGGAGCTTTGCCACCATAGCCTGGGTCTCTGTGAGCTGGTATTTTCCGCCGTAAGGCATGAACACGCTTCCCGCTCCGATGGATGCGTCAAACATTTCCACCAGTCCCTTCTGGGAGCATACGTTTAAGCCGGAAAGCAGCTTCAGCCAGTGCTCTTTCACATCGCCGATCTCTTTTCGCTCAAATACATTGCCCTCTCTTGTGGGAACCTCCACTGTGACAGAAGCCTCCTGGTGAGCTCCGTTTGTATCCAGGAACGCGCGGCTGATATCCACGATGGTCTTTCCTCTCCAGTGCATCACAAGCCTTGGAGATTCTGTGACTACGGCAACGGGAACTGCCTCCAGGTTTTCCTCTGCCACATAGGCCATCATCTGCTCAACATCCTTTTTGTCTACCACAACGGCCATTCTCTCCTGGGACTCGGAAATGGCAATCTCCGTTCCGTCCAGTCCCGCATATTTCTTCGGCACCTTGTCAAGGTCAATCTCAAGTCCTGCTGCCAGCTCGCCGATGGCCACAGATACACCGCCGGCGCCGAAGTCGTTGCACTTCTTGATCAGGCGGCTTACCTCCGGACGGCGGAATAAGCGCTGGAGCTTTCTCTCTGTCGGCGGATTTCCCTTCTGAACCTC is part of the Clostridium sp. M62/1 genome and harbors:
- a CDS encoding N-acetylmuramoyl-L-alanine amidase family protein produces the protein MRKSVKGIAALSAAALLALGMSVTAFAKDDIEDVSGRLEIRFDGEEPEAGDNMDIPGYTVTNWPTGVINQVSDEYFDDEEDEFTRGTKPVICLEFEAESGYDFDKYSKSSVKVSGMHTKLKKIKKDDDDTTLIVYIEMREISGDLEEPDEAEWSDKTATWSQVDDANKYEVKLYRNDGLVQTVSTTNDYYDFYSYMTKTGDYYFKVRAICTSDDEKSEWVESDNIDIDSSEVYTISGGSGAGWIQDANGWWYRNADGSSVVNAWLFVDNNWFHFNRNGYMQTDWQFIDNRWFYLNPVSDGTRGAMKTGWQQINGVWYYLNPVSDGTRGAMMTGYQTIDGKTYYFDDSGAMWANRTAPNGRYLDASGAMQ
- a CDS encoding phosphoribosylformylglycinamidine synthase, which gives rise to MSVRRIFVEKRPEFAVKAKELRDEIESYLGIKTVTGVRVLIRYDIENVSEAAYREALSTIFSEPPMDDVYEESFETGEGDTVFTVEYLPGQFDQRADSAEQCVKLLSEEEEPIIRSATTYVVSGTLTEEEKAAVKSLCINPVDSRENNNPKPETLVAVFEQPEDVKIFAGFMDMPKEELKSLYESLNLAMTFKDFLHIQNYFKNEEKRDPSVTEIRVLDTYWSDHCRHTTFQTELKDVEFTKGDYNEPIENTYRQYLADREELYAGRSDKFVCLMDLALMAMKKLRKEGKLQDMEVSEEINACSIVVPVVIDGKEEEWLVNFKNETHNHPTEIEPFGGAATCLGGAIRDPLSGRTYVYQAMRVTGAADPTRPMSETMHGKLPQRRIVTDAAHGYSSYGNQIGLATGYVKEIYHPNYAAKRMEIGAVMAAAPRKNVIRETSDPGDVIILMGGRTGRDGIGGATGSSKVHTEESIEVCGAEVQKGNPPTERKLQRLFRRPEVSRLIKKCNDFGAGGVSVAIGELAAGLEIDLDKVPKKYAGLDGTEIAISESQERMAVVVDKKDVEQMMAYVAEENLEAVPVAVVTESPRLVMHWRGKTIVDISRAFLDTNGAHQEASVTVEVPTREGNVFERKEIGDVKEHWLKLLSGLNVCSQKGLVEMFDASIGAGSVFMPYGGKYQLTETQAMVAKLPVLEGKCDTVTMMSYGYDPYLSSWSPYHGAVYAVLDSVAKIAANGGDFKKIRFTFQEYFKRMTEDRTRWGTPFSALLGAYSAQMGFGLPSIGGKDSMSGTFNDEVHGEINVPPTLVSFAVDISDKQHVVTPEFKKAGSKIVVMKIEKDGYDLPVYSQVMDSYEKLYRDMEAGNIISAYAVEAGGIAEAVSKMAFGNKLGVKVEHNVDPRDFFAPGWGNIVCEVPDGKVGNLGITYTVIGEVTDRAAFEYGNVTISMDEALNAWTRTLEDVFATESGVEQKEVRTEIYNTDKVYICKNKVAKPRVFIPVFPGTNCEYDSAKAFERAGAEVITKIFRNRDAADIRDSVEVYKKAIAQSQIVMFPGGFSGGDEPDGSAKFFATTFRNAVLKEEIEKLLNERDGLILGVCNGFQALIKLGLLPEGRITELKSDSPTLAMNTIGRHISKMVNLKVVSNKSPWLREAELGGIYVNPVSHGEGRFVASSEWIEKLYANGQVATQYVDAEGRPTMDEAWNPNGSMMAIEGITSEDGRIYGKMAHSERIGDGVAVNIYGNQDIKIFESGVKYFQ